In Solanum stenotomum isolate F172 chromosome 6, ASM1918654v1, whole genome shotgun sequence, one DNA window encodes the following:
- the LOC125868119 gene encoding uncharacterized protein LOC125868119, whose translation MEIFKRNMGTFRDEFEGDDFYDELRRQMLILTTEDEEDYVQQSNDQIKNSKRVEMKSLVLQQPKGIQFYWYGDKEDYNKVPKWLLDLWNKGNRDEVLNGTGVFIPHIVKSRRRNKSRRKNTERGQIYKPVSTGYC comes from the exons ATGGAAATATTCAAGAGAAACATGGGGACTTTTCGAGACGAATTCGAAGGTGACGATTTTTACGATGAGTTAAGAAGACAGATGTTAATATTAACAacagaagatgaagaagattaTGTTCAACAATCAAATGATCAAATCAAGAATTCAAAAAGAGTAGAAATGAAATCTTTAGTGTTGCAACAACCTAAAGGAATTCAATTTTATTGGTATGGAGATAAAGAGGATTATAATAAAGTTCCGAAATGGTTATTGGATTTATGGAATAAAGGAAATAGAGATGAAGTGCTAAATGGAACAGGAGTTTTTATTCCACATATTGTtaaatcaagaagaagaaataaatcaa GAAGGAAAAATACTGAAAGAGGACAAATATACAAGCCAGTGTCAACAGGATACTGTTAA
- the LOC125868015 gene encoding transcription factor bHLH18-like, translating into MDDLALIFSHHNKGETSRKQLHKEEDEKANSLACIISFNNNFENSLLIPKEEANNTISFSNNNNIIGAKFGERRSGEQAHEHLLAERKRRKKISKLFVSLASLIPGLNKMDKASILEGAATLIRQLGERAKQDDHQSTIDMMKKSSLLPEVEVKSLEKELLITILLYKNQQKGNIDEILSVIQRLHLTIKTTNLMPFGTTSMHITVIAQMNDEFCETTDFLAEKLRSSIINV; encoded by the exons atggatGATCTTGCTCTTATCTTTTCTCATCATAATAAGGGTGAGACATCAAGAAAACAACTTcataaagaagaagatgaaaaggcAAATTCTTTAGCTTGTATAATTTCTTTcaacaataattttgaaaattctttGTTAATCCCAAAGGAAGAGGCAAATAATACTATAAGtttctcaaataataataatattattggtGCAAAATTTGGAGAAAGAAGGAGTGGGGAGCAAGCACATGAACATTTGTTAGctgaaagaaagagaagaaagaagatatCTAAGTTGTTTGTTTCCTTAGCCTCTCTCATTCCTGGCCTCAACAAG ATGGACAAGGCATCAATTCTTGAAGGAGCAGCCACTCTCATTAGACAACTTGGTGAAAGGGCAAAACAAGATGATCATCAATCTACCATAGACATGATGAAGAAGAGTAGTTTATTACCAGAAGTTGAAGTAAAAAGTTTAGAAAAAGAGTTGCTCATTAcaatattattatacaaaaacCAACAAAAAGGAAATATTGATGAAATATTAAGTGTGATCCAAAGGCTTCATTTAACTATCAAGACCACCAATCTCATGCCATTTGGCACCACCTCAATGCATATCACAGTTATTGCTCAG aTGAATGATGAGTTTTGTGAAACAACAGATTTTCTTGCTGAGAAATTAAGATCGTCGATAATCAATGTGTGA
- the LOC125868077 gene encoding uncharacterized protein LOC125868077, with translation MNDSQFYSLSSSSCDGSGSPSGAAPAPNMVGSSASGDDIRSRPLTSQVSRHWRDVFWMGVFMLHLVLIGVALAVLGFNRFREKDRLKIDRFTKMILENQPGLTEDFWPFYTVAGTVGTVLAWAWLVLLGSSASNMMKLSVHILTTYLAVISVLCFWQKQFFWGVAFAVGAALQFLYVISVIDRLPFTMLVLQRSVKMVCSLPEVIGVSCAFMLVMLSWLVLWSFGVAGVVALSIGDGGRWWLLVVFCVSLFWTGAVLCNIIHVIVSGMVFLVLIHGDRQATSMPPKPLKKSLRYAVTTSFGSICYGSLFTAAIRTLRWKIRGVRSKIGKNECLLCCVDFLFHLVETLVRFFNKYAYVQIAVYGKNFNHSARDAWELFQSTGVEALIAYDCSGAVIFMGTVVSGLVAGTCAGIWTRIKHPDRVMMVGSTSMLMGMILVGLATVVVESAVTSIYICYAEDPVLIQRWDAEFFNKMSEMLHQRLQHRSSRATQVFTSRFDSQTPENSV, from the exons ATGAATGATTCTCAGTTTTATTCACTTTCGTCCTCCTCATGCGACGGCTCCGGTTCTCCCTCCGGCGCTGCTCCGGCGCCG AATATGGTGGGGAGTAGTGCGAGTGGAGATGATATTAGATCTCGACCACTCACTTCACAAGTTTCACGGCATTGGCGAGATGTGTTTTGGATGGGGGTATTCATGCTGCATCTAGTGTTGATAGGTGTGGCACTTGCGGTATTGGGATTTAACAGGTTCAGGGAAAAGGATAGGCTCAAAATTGATAGGTTCACGAAGATGATCCTTGAGAATCAGCCTGGTTTGACCGAAGATTTTTGGCCTTTCTATACCGTAGCTGGTACAGTGGGAACAGTTCTGGCATGGGCTTGGTTGGTTTTGCTTGGTTCAAGTGCTAGTAACATGATGAAGTTATCGGTTCACATCTTGACAACATATCTTGCTGTGATCAGTGTGCTGTGTTTCTGGCAGAAACAATTTTTCTGGGGTGTTGCATTTGCTGTTGGTGCAGCATTGCAGTTTTTGTACGTAATATCAGTCATAGACAG ACTTCCATTTACCATGTTGGTTTTACAAAGAAGTGTGAAGATGGTGTGCAGCCTTCCTGAAGTTATAGGAGTTTCATGTGCATTCATGCTGGTCATGCTTTCATGGCTAGTTCTTTGGTCTTTTGGAGTAGCTGGTGTTGTAGCACTTAGTATCGGCGATGGTGGTCGCTGGTGGCTTCTTGTG GTATTCTGTGTGAGTTTGTTTTGGACTGGTGCAGTTCTGTGTAACATTATTCATGTAATAGTGTCGGGCATGGTGTTTCTCGTTCTCATTCATGGTGATCGGCAAGCAACCTCAATGCCTCCCAAACCATTGAAGAAATCCTTACGCTATGCTGTTACAACCTCGTTTGGAAGCATCTGCTATGGATCACTTTTTACAGCCGCTATCCGGACATTACGGTGGAAG ATTAGAGGAGTCAGATCAAAGATTGGCAAGAATGAGTGTTTGCTTTGCTGTGTCGATTTCCTCTTTCATTTGGTTGAGACCTTAGTCCGTTTCTTCAATAAGTATGCTTATGTCCAG ATTGCAGTTTATGGTAAAAACTTTAATCACTCTGCACGAGATGCGTGGGAGTTGTTCCAATCAACTGGAGTTGAAGCACTTATTGCCTATGATTGCTCAGGTGCTGTTATATTTATGGGAACTGTTGTGAGTGGGCTGGTAGCCGGAACTTGTGCAGGAATTTGGACAAGGATCAAGCATCCTGACAGAGTGATGATGGTCGGTTCCACTTCCATGTTGATGGGAATGATCTTG GTCGGGCTGGCTACAGTTGTGGTGGAAAGCGCGGTTACATCCATATATATCTGTTACGCTGAAGATCCTGTGTTAATACAGAGATGGGATGCGGAGTTTTTCAACAAGATGTCGGAGATGCTGCACCAGCGATTACAACACAGAAGTTCACGGGCAACTCAAGTATTCACCAGCAGATTCGACAGCCAAACGCCAGAAAATTCCGTCTGA
- the LOC125868118 gene encoding transcription factor TGA2.3-like, whose protein sequence is MQAFKAAAVTLNNNNSNSNSNSNMYCYSSYYLRGDEGSRLAARFADIGELEQSTGFTQQDAVDLSRTSVYGEMRPNNIGVVSCNNNNLHFGELNTSIGSSETGVETGRFMLQKAQPGKVGGGGGGGGVVGGGGGVALGNVQHFENWGDSGIADHSQQTDTSTDVDTDERNHQGQGVQHGTLIAVDSMDLSKVKLGDQKTLRRLAQNREAARKSRLRKKAYVQQLENSRLKLSQLEQELKRARQQGIFIANGYAGDQSISTGGNGALAFDMDYARWLDEHQRLISDLRSAVNSHRGDNELRHLVDGVMSHYDEKFKLKSVGLKADVFHMLSGMWKTPVERCFMWLGGFRSSELLKILGNHLEPFTEQQLMGICNLQQSSQQAEDALSQGMEALQQLLVDTLSSTSLGPTSSGNVADYMGQMAIAMDQLGTLENFLYQADLLRQRTLQQLHRILTTRQAARALLVISDYMSRLRALSSLWLARPKDQL, encoded by the exons atgcaagcTTTCAAAGCAGCAGCTGTTActcttaataataataatagtaatagtaatagtaactCTAATATGTATTGCTACTCAAGTTATTACCTCAG AGGTGATGAAGGTAGTAGACTTGCAGCACGTTTTGCTGATATTGGAGAACTTGAACAGTCTACAGGATTCACTCAACAAGATGCTGTTGATTTAAGTAGAA CTTCTGTATATGGTGAAATGAGGCCAAACAATATTGGTGTTGTTTCTTGTAACAACAATAACTTACACTTTGGTGAACTTAATACG AGTATTGGTTCATCAGAGACAGGGGTTGAGACAGGAAGGTTTATGTTGCAGAAGGCACAACCAGGAAAGGTGGGAGGTGGAggagggggtgggggtgttgtaggtggtggtggtggtgtgGCATTGGGAAATGTGCAGCATTTTGAGAATTGGGGTGATTCTGGTATTGCAGACCATAGCCAGCAGACTGACACTTCAACAGATGTTGATACTGATGAAAGAAACCATCAG GGCCAAGGGGTTCAGCATGGTACATTAATAGCTGTGGACTCCATGGACCTGTCCAAAGTAAAGCTTGGAGACCAGAAG ACGCTTCGCAGGCTGGCTCAGAATCGAGAAGCTGCTAGGAAAAGCCGATTAAggaaaaaa GCATATGTTCAACAGCTGGAGAATAGTAGGCTCAAACTGTCACAGTTAGAGCAAGAGCTAAAACGAGCCCGCCAACAG GGCATATTTATTGCTAATGGCTATGCAGGAGATCAGAGCATTTCTACTGGTGGAAATG GGGCATTGGCATTCGACATGGATTATGCTCGTTGGCTAGATGAACATCAACGACTTATCAGTGATCTCCGATCAGCTGTAAATTCTCACAGGGGCGATAATGAACTGCGCCATCTCGTTGATGGTGTAATGTCACATTATGACGAAAAATTCAAGTTAAAGAGTGTAGGTCTAAAAGCAGATGTTTTTCATATGCTGTCAGGCATGTGGAAGACTCCTGTAGAAAGGTGTTTCATGTGGTTAGGCGGATTTCGTTCTTCTGAGCTTCTCAAG ATTCTTGGCAACCATCTTGAACCATTCACAGAGCAGCAGCTCATGGGCATATGTAACTTGCAACAGTCTTCTCAGCAAGCCGAGGACGCCCTATCACAAGGTATGGAAGCCCTGCAACAATTACTCGTTGATACACTTTCATCTACGTCTCTCGGCCCTACTAGCTCAGGAAATGTAGCCGACTATATGGGACAAATGGCAATTGCAATGGACCAGCTTGGCACTCTTGAGAACTTCCTTTATCAG GCTGATCTTCTGCGACAACGAACTTTGCAACAATTGCATCGAATCTTGACTACTCGTCAAGCTGCTCGAGCCCTCCTTGTCATAAGTGATTACATGTCAAGGCTTCGAGCACTCAGCTCGTTGTGGTTAGCACGCCCCAAAGACCAACTCTAG